The following proteins are co-located in the Polystyrenella longa genome:
- a CDS encoding Gfo/Idh/MocA family protein: MNKPDLQLTEEDYLVRLPSGDFPAVGCIGAGFIMADFHLVAYRQAGLQPLAISSRNPTRAGEVAARHKIPTVYSNYEELLNDDRLEVIDIAVPPDIQLEVIEAAVQKSHIKGILAQKPLGMNYREAVRIVELCESAGITLAVNQNMRFDHSVRAAKCLLDREVLGEPVLATIDMRAIPHWMPWQERLGWLSLRIMSIHHLDTFRYWFGSPKRIYASVRSDPRTARNFAHEDGICLYILEYENGLRASSWDDVWAGPNEEAIQSAMQEAIGINWRIEGTAGLARGTIGWPKYPARVPSTLDYLSLSQPDAWQRPRWNEVWFPDAFIGPMAELLRAITTDSKCTLNGRDNLETMALVDAAYLSAQEHRAVEVSEITE; encoded by the coding sequence ATGAACAAACCTGACTTGCAGTTAACTGAAGAGGATTATCTTGTTCGGTTACCGAGTGGAGACTTTCCCGCCGTGGGCTGCATTGGTGCCGGTTTCATTATGGCCGACTTTCATCTGGTCGCTTATCGTCAGGCCGGTTTACAACCCCTGGCGATCAGCTCTCGAAATCCAACCCGCGCAGGTGAAGTCGCCGCGCGGCACAAGATCCCCACGGTTTATTCCAACTACGAAGAGCTATTGAACGATGATCGATTAGAGGTGATCGACATCGCCGTACCACCTGATATCCAGTTGGAAGTGATCGAAGCGGCCGTTCAAAAATCTCACATCAAAGGGATACTGGCACAGAAACCGCTTGGGATGAACTATCGTGAAGCGGTTCGGATTGTGGAACTTTGCGAGAGTGCGGGGATCACACTCGCGGTCAATCAGAACATGCGGTTCGATCATTCCGTTCGGGCGGCAAAGTGTTTGCTGGATCGAGAGGTCCTGGGTGAGCCGGTTCTGGCAACGATCGACATGCGGGCGATTCCCCATTGGATGCCCTGGCAGGAACGACTCGGTTGGCTTTCGCTCCGCATCATGAGTATCCACCATCTTGATACATTCCGCTACTGGTTCGGTTCGCCAAAGCGAATTTATGCCTCCGTTCGAAGCGACCCACGCACCGCCAGGAACTTTGCGCATGAAGACGGAATCTGTCTTTACATCCTCGAATACGAAAACGGACTTCGCGCATCAAGCTGGGACGACGTTTGGGCTGGTCCGAATGAGGAAGCGATTCAATCGGCCATGCAGGAAGCGATCGGCATTAACTGGCGAATCGAAGGGACAGCTGGTCTGGCACGCGGAACCATCGGTTGGCCGAAGTACCCAGCACGAGTCCCCAGCACGCTCGACTACCTCTCCCTCTCTCAGCCCGACGCATGGCAACGCCCCCGCTGGAATGAGGTCTGGTTCCCCGACGCCTTCATCGGTCCCATGGCCGAACTGTTAAGAGCAATCACCACTGATTCCAAATGCACTCTCAACGGTCGAGACAACCTTGAAACGATGGCTCTCGTCGACGCCGCCTACCTCTCCGCGCAAGAACATCGTGCAGTTGAGGTGAGCGAGATCACGGAGTGA
- the lpxA gene encoding acyl-ACP--UDP-N-acetylglucosamine O-acyltransferase, which produces MAVHPTAIIHPSAIINPQAQIHAACEIGPHVVIDGPVRIGPGCKLAPSVIVMGETSIGSNCSIHSHAVIGDVPQDHGYDGEMTYCNIGNEVIIREGVTIHRAVTAGQATIIGDRSYLMTNSHVGHDCVLGEDVTLVSGALLGGHVTIGDKAIISGNAAIHQFCRIGTMAMVSGLAKVVQDVPPYLMTDRDGSIVGLNSIGLKRGGYSNEERTELKTLFKLIYRSSMPFYRVADLAHDIALTDAGRLFLAFFNSDSSRGIRKSVQRKKVA; this is translated from the coding sequence ATGGCTGTTCACCCAACCGCAATCATACACCCCTCGGCGATTATCAATCCACAGGCTCAAATTCATGCCGCCTGTGAGATTGGACCCCATGTCGTCATCGACGGCCCCGTCAGGATCGGTCCCGGATGCAAGCTGGCTCCCTCCGTTATCGTTATGGGAGAGACCTCGATAGGTTCCAATTGCTCGATTCATTCGCACGCCGTCATCGGGGATGTTCCCCAAGATCACGGTTACGACGGTGAAATGACCTACTGCAACATCGGCAACGAAGTCATCATTCGTGAAGGAGTGACTATCCATCGGGCCGTCACAGCGGGACAAGCGACGATCATCGGTGATCGCAGTTATCTCATGACGAACTCGCATGTAGGACACGATTGTGTGCTTGGTGAAGATGTCACGCTCGTCAGCGGAGCCCTGTTAGGCGGGCACGTCACGATTGGTGACAAAGCGATCATCTCCGGCAACGCCGCCATTCATCAGTTTTGCCGCATAGGCACCATGGCGATGGTCAGTGGCCTCGCCAAAGTCGTTCAAGATGTGCCCCCTTACCTGATGACCGACCGTGACGGTTCCATCGTCGGTCTCAATAGCATCGGGTTAAAACGGGGCGGCTACTCCAACGAAGAGCGGACAGAACTGAAGACACTCTTCAAACTGATCTATCGCTCCAGCATGCCTTTCTACAGGGTAGCTGACCTCGCCCACGACATTGCCCTGACAGACGCGGGACGACTCTTCCTCGCCTTCTTCAACTCCGATTCCTCCCGCGGCATCCGCAAAAGCGTCCAACGTAAAAAAGTCGCCTAG
- a CDS encoding SMI1/KNR4 family protein, whose protein sequence is MPFPVDLKYILDAEEQLQVKLPSSLSEYLQRWNGAEIEIEEDDWQVFSVLDKSNRKQIARSWNDIVSGNKSASSCAGFPPKAIAIAQNGSGDYLVLLPHIDNPSQLNDCALIWDHETGVTTEVDKLSILLKRRVN, encoded by the coding sequence ATGCCCTTCCCAGTTGATTTGAAATATATCCTCGACGCTGAGGAACAATTACAAGTGAAACTACCATCGTCATTGAGCGAATACTTACAGAGATGGAACGGAGCCGAAATCGAAATTGAAGAAGATGACTGGCAAGTATTTTCCGTTCTAGATAAATCGAATCGAAAACAAATAGCACGCAGTTGGAATGATATTGTCAGCGGTAATAAATCGGCCAGTAGTTGTGCAGGATTTCCACCCAAGGCGATTGCGATCGCACAAAACGGTTCTGGAGATTACCTGGTTCTGCTCCCGCACATCGATAATCCTTCTCAACTAAATGATTGCGCTTTAATTTGGGATCACGAGACAGGTGTAACGACCGAGGTCGATAAACTCAGCATCTTGTTGAAAAGGAGAGTAAATTAA
- a CDS encoding CoA-binding protein, with product MKVVVLGASANRSKFGNKAVRSYQELGATVYPVNPNETEIEGLTVYPSLSEVPDKDINRLLVYLPPSVGITLLGEIQVLNPEEVWFNPGSESAELLEQTEEMGMNVITACSIVAVGHSPSQFPEE from the coding sequence GTGAAAGTCGTAGTGCTCGGCGCCAGCGCCAATCGAAGCAAGTTCGGGAACAAAGCCGTTCGGTCCTACCAGGAACTGGGAGCGACCGTTTACCCGGTGAATCCGAACGAAACCGAAATCGAAGGCCTCACGGTCTATCCCTCGCTATCGGAAGTGCCGGATAAAGATATCAACCGGTTACTCGTCTATCTTCCACCTTCTGTGGGCATCACCTTACTGGGTGAAATTCAAGTTCTGAACCCGGAAGAAGTCTGGTTCAACCCTGGCAGCGAGTCCGCGGAATTGCTGGAGCAAACTGAAGAAATGGGAATGAACGTAATCACCGCCTGTAGCATCGTGGCGGTAGGACATTCGCCTTCGCAGTTTCCGGAAGAGTAG
- a CDS encoding cupredoxin domain-containing protein — translation MSKTAIKSVLMMAAVMVACGSMVSQAAETATIKGRIIFDGDVPAPKLVVKKGDPAVKDAEVCAAEDKKDQSLIVDEASKGIANCVIYLRGDDLADPSAEVPEEVVFDQKNCVFFPHILTVTTGQKIVVKSDDSCAHNTHTNAPSNDNVNFAIAANNREGVKVEMPLEERLPFPVVCDIHSHMKAYWVVSDNPFTAVTGEDGSFEIKNLPVGKEIKVRLWHERTGYIKTTGNKGKGRPKSSVEVTLKAGEVYDFGDVKVEAEEFEE, via the coding sequence ATGAGCAAAACAGCGATAAAGTCAGTGCTGATGATGGCGGCCGTCATGGTTGCCTGCGGTTCCATGGTTTCTCAAGCGGCAGAGACAGCCACGATCAAAGGGCGCATCATTTTTGATGGTGATGTTCCTGCACCTAAGCTAGTTGTCAAAAAAGGTGATCCTGCTGTGAAGGATGCCGAAGTTTGCGCCGCAGAAGACAAGAAAGATCAATCACTGATTGTTGATGAAGCCAGCAAAGGGATCGCTAACTGCGTGATCTATCTACGTGGAGACGACCTGGCTGATCCTTCCGCTGAAGTTCCCGAAGAAGTGGTTTTCGACCAGAAAAACTGTGTCTTCTTCCCGCACATCCTGACTGTGACCACAGGGCAGAAGATCGTCGTTAAGTCGGACGATTCATGTGCCCATAACACGCACACAAATGCTCCAAGTAACGATAACGTGAACTTCGCCATCGCAGCGAACAATCGGGAAGGGGTCAAAGTTGAAATGCCCTTGGAAGAACGACTTCCTTTCCCTGTCGTCTGTGACATTCACTCACACATGAAGGCTTACTGGGTTGTCAGCGACAATCCCTTTACTGCTGTAACGGGTGAAGATGGCTCCTTCGAAATTAAAAATCTGCCGGTTGGAAAAGAAATCAAAGTCCGACTTTGGCACGAGCGAACTGGCTACATTAAAACGACCGGTAACAAAGGAAAAGGCCGTCCGAAATCTTCTGTCGAAGTCACTTTGAAAGCAGGGGAAGTCTACGACTTCGGTGATGTCAAAGTTGAAGCCGAAGAATTCGAAGAGTAA
- a CDS encoding barstar family protein → MAFLDHLAEVLEFPSYFGRNWDALSDCLTDLSWLKCDEITLDHVVMPALPTKELEIYFDILRDLVAYQGSERELKVHLTFAEGIAFPADLRDS, encoded by the coding sequence ATGGCTTTCCTGGATCATCTTGCAGAAGTGCTTGAATTCCCCAGTTACTTCGGAAGAAATTGGGATGCTTTGAGTGATTGTTTGACTGACTTAAGTTGGCTGAAATGTGACGAGATAACCTTGGACCACGTAGTGATGCCTGCTTTACCTACTAAAGAACTTGAGATTTATTTCGATATATTAAGGGATCTGGTGGCTTATCAGGGATCAGAACGTGAACTCAAAGTGCATTTGACTTTTGCTGAAGGTATTGCGTTTCCTGCAGATCTGAGGGATTCATAA
- a CDS encoding type II secretion system F family protein, translated as MTELSPDPDADPNSSTIRTGDVTEAKQAGRWADFTLLAIHLTAAGYLYWVLVLLVPQYTQLFEEFDLPLPEMTVILIGISSQLVDFQYSLIPLAGVLFAISDIYMIRYTEGKWWRPFWLYGAPLLLMGTAGLVQFVFQLALQQAQPF; from the coding sequence ATGACCGAACTCTCCCCAGACCCCGACGCCGATCCCAATTCCAGTACGATCAGGACAGGCGATGTTACAGAGGCCAAACAGGCTGGAAGATGGGCTGACTTCACACTTCTTGCCATCCACCTTACCGCTGCAGGATATTTGTACTGGGTCTTGGTTCTACTTGTTCCGCAATACACGCAATTATTTGAAGAGTTCGACTTACCACTTCCCGAGATGACCGTGATACTCATCGGCATCAGCAGTCAATTGGTGGATTTTCAATACTCGCTGATCCCTTTGGCTGGAGTTCTGTTTGCCATTAGCGACATCTATATGATCAGGTACACCGAAGGAAAGTGGTGGCGACCATTCTGGTTATACGGCGCACCTCTGCTATTAATGGGTACGGCGGGATTGGTTCAATTTGTTTTTCAACTCGCTCTACAACAGGCTCAACCATTTTGA
- a CDS encoding secondary thiamine-phosphate synthase enzyme YjbQ, with translation MKTLTQELWMDIPQRRQIFSIHDQVENLVTESGVQEGLVLVNAMHITASVFINDNEPGLHRDYDKWLEELAPFDPSPERYHHNRTGEDNADAHHKRQIMGREVVVAITNGQLHLGPWEHIFYYEFDGRRDKRVLVKIIGE, from the coding sequence ATGAAAACGCTGACCCAAGAACTCTGGATGGACATCCCGCAGCGCCGCCAGATTTTCTCCATCCACGACCAAGTCGAGAACCTCGTCACCGAAAGTGGTGTCCAGGAAGGACTGGTGCTCGTCAACGCCATGCACATTACGGCGTCGGTCTTCATTAACGATAATGAACCGGGGCTGCATCGGGATTATGACAAGTGGTTGGAGGAGCTTGCTCCGTTCGATCCGTCCCCCGAACGCTATCACCACAACCGCACCGGCGAAGACAACGCCGACGCCCACCACAAACGCCAGATCATGGGCCGCGAAGTCGTCGTCGCGATCACCAACGGTCAGTTACATCTCGGCCCGTGGGAACACATTTTTTATTATGAGTTCGACGGTCGGCGGGACAAGCGGGTGCTGGTAAAGATTATTGGGGAGTAG
- a CDS encoding tetratricopeptide repeat protein, protein MTASRPLMLFHAKVLLCLLTLSLTLTGCQQEDTVIGKYDDLIKKDPENHQYYFRRGLRFEDLNKSEEALSDYGQAIKLSPDIADYHYNRGNVYLTLKDYPKAIQNFDEAIKLNPKNADYFNNKGFASNLSGDYESAVKSFTSAIWLAPENPDYYYGRALAYYDQGQKEKAEYDYIQVLELAPEYPYVLERTEPEDNLKP, encoded by the coding sequence ATGACTGCCTCCCGGCCCCTGATGCTATTCCACGCGAAGGTATTACTCTGTTTACTAACTCTGTCCTTGACGTTAACTGGCTGTCAGCAGGAGGATACGGTAATAGGGAAATATGACGATCTGATCAAAAAGGATCCTGAAAATCATCAATACTATTTTCGCAGGGGTCTTCGTTTTGAAGATTTAAACAAATCCGAGGAGGCGTTGTCTGACTACGGTCAGGCGATCAAACTTTCGCCCGACATCGCCGACTATCATTATAACCGAGGGAATGTTTATCTAACCCTCAAGGACTACCCGAAAGCGATCCAGAATTTTGATGAAGCGATCAAACTTAATCCGAAAAATGCCGATTATTTCAATAACAAAGGGTTCGCCAGTAATCTGAGCGGAGATTATGAATCTGCCGTGAAATCGTTCACATCTGCAATATGGCTCGCCCCCGAAAATCCCGATTACTATTACGGTCGGGCTTTGGCGTATTATGACCAGGGGCAAAAAGAGAAGGCGGAATACGATTACATCCAAGTGCTGGAACTGGCCCCCGAATACCCGTATGTTTTGGAAAGAACCGAACCGGAAGACAATCTCAAACCGTGA
- a CDS encoding oxidoreductase, producing MARYYKYKSAEQVVEGAQELGQKIYASDDFSPLFEPISLDGMLVGNRLGIQPMEGCDGTQEGFPDELTYRRYQRFGAGGAKLIWGEATAIADDGRMNPRQLMINEKTASALEDMLTGCRDAHQEAFGSTEGLAVGLQLTHSGRFSYRKPLIATRDPILDKVTIDKSTGKPIDDSYPILTDDELKQIEDQYVAAAGLAYKIGVDFIDLKQCHKYLLSELLGATNRPGEYGGSLENRTRLIRNLVKRIKEEYPDLIIASRMNAYDGIPYRGEGEEFIGVPQPHKLPLLVAFGTNPNNHLEEDLAEPIQVAKWLREWGVSLLNISCGNPYANPHLVRPAEFPPVDGYHAPEHPLLGVCRHIRIVREIHQAVPDLPIMGSGYSWLQDFAMHVGAANVARNDVSIVGMGRATLSHPDFAKTLLEEGKMTRKKICRTFSYCTNLMRTKDHPLGQYPTGCPPFDKEVYDPIWKEAQEVRKAKEAK from the coding sequence ATGGCCCGTTATTACAAATACAAATCCGCCGAACAAGTTGTCGAAGGTGCGCAGGAACTGGGACAGAAAATTTATGCCAGCGACGATTTCTCTCCGCTGTTTGAGCCCATTTCGCTAGATGGCATGCTGGTAGGAAATCGATTGGGGATTCAACCGATGGAAGGGTGCGACGGCACCCAAGAAGGTTTTCCGGATGAGTTAACTTATCGACGCTATCAGCGATTCGGAGCTGGTGGTGCCAAACTGATCTGGGGAGAGGCAACTGCCATCGCGGATGATGGCCGCATGAACCCTCGTCAATTGATGATCAACGAGAAAACGGCCTCCGCTCTTGAAGACATGCTCACCGGTTGCCGCGATGCTCATCAGGAAGCCTTTGGATCAACCGAAGGTTTAGCCGTGGGACTGCAACTGACGCACTCGGGTCGCTTCAGTTATCGAAAACCACTAATTGCCACCCGCGATCCGATCCTCGATAAAGTGACGATCGATAAATCGACCGGCAAACCGATTGATGATTCGTATCCGATTCTCACCGATGACGAACTGAAACAGATCGAAGATCAATACGTTGCCGCCGCAGGTCTGGCTTACAAAATCGGTGTCGACTTTATTGACCTCAAACAATGCCACAAGTACCTGCTGTCGGAATTACTGGGCGCAACAAACCGTCCCGGTGAATACGGAGGCAGCCTTGAGAACCGGACCCGCTTGATTCGGAATCTGGTCAAACGAATCAAGGAAGAGTATCCCGATCTCATCATCGCCAGCCGAATGAATGCCTACGACGGAATTCCTTACCGGGGTGAAGGAGAAGAGTTTATCGGAGTGCCGCAACCTCATAAGTTGCCACTCCTGGTCGCCTTCGGTACGAATCCGAACAATCATCTCGAAGAAGATCTTGCCGAACCAATTCAAGTCGCGAAGTGGCTCCGTGAATGGGGCGTCAGCCTGCTCAATATTTCCTGCGGCAATCCTTATGCGAACCCGCACCTCGTCCGTCCGGCGGAGTTCCCTCCTGTCGACGGTTACCATGCTCCCGAACATCCGTTACTCGGTGTCTGTCGCCACATCCGAATCGTCCGGGAAATCCATCAGGCCGTTCCTGATCTTCCCATCATGGGCTCCGGATACAGTTGGTTACAAGACTTCGCCATGCATGTGGGTGCAGCGAATGTCGCCCGTAACGACGTCTCTATCGTCGGAATGGGCCGCGCGACATTGTCGCACCCTGACTTCGCGAAGACGCTCCTGGAGGAAGGTAAGATGACCCGCAAAAAGATTTGCCGGACGTTCTCCTACTGCACCAACCTGATGCGCACGAAGGATCATCCGCTGGGGCAGTACCCGACAGGTTGCCCCCCGTTCGATAAAGAAGTTTACGACCCGATCTGGAAAGAGGCCCAGGAGGTTCGGAAGGCGAAGGAAGCAAAGTAA
- a CDS encoding HU family DNA-binding protein, whose translation MATDKPMSKSEILTALAEGTELSKKEVSSVLDELTKLIGQSLSKKGSGVFNLPGLMKITRINKPATKARKGINPFTGEETTFKAKPARNVIKVRPLKGLKDMV comes from the coding sequence ATGGCAACAGATAAGCCGATGTCCAAGTCTGAAATTCTGACAGCCTTGGCGGAGGGAACCGAACTCTCTAAAAAAGAGGTCAGCAGTGTGTTGGATGAATTGACCAAGCTCATTGGACAGAGCTTGAGCAAAAAAGGATCGGGAGTATTCAATCTTCCCGGCCTGATGAAAATCACCAGAATTAACAAACCTGCCACCAAAGCCCGGAAAGGTATCAATCCGTTCACTGGTGAAGAAACGACTTTCAAAGCCAAACCCGCCCGCAATGTCATCAAAGTACGACCCCTCAAAGGTCTGAAAGACATGGTCTAG
- a CDS encoding lipopolysaccharide kinase InaA family protein, translating to MSTLQAGEPSENQEIRKLTGKVESRFSSPLVQERLQAHRLADLEQLFAHRDNVDQRHTGRAVWSTSMEDRKHNRFQVFVKLHEGKIPFLPRLSEFRGGLYKKPNPLREWEGIDVVKKLGLNVPERLALFHEQGRQFRAAVITKEVTGRQSVYQMIENQSWKSLGNEFQAGILDQMMAIIGRIHEGGYGWRGISTGHYFPVLNGDGTWTLSLIDLEGIHDGASNSVVKRDFNKLLKCLVKYNGGDFAAKYVKQNWENRGRITVNSFPVTAAAKAA from the coding sequence GTGAGCACTTTACAGGCAGGTGAGCCTTCGGAAAACCAGGAGATCCGTAAACTTACGGGAAAAGTCGAGTCACGATTCAGCTCTCCATTGGTCCAGGAACGACTCCAGGCCCATCGGCTGGCGGACCTGGAACAACTCTTTGCTCACCGTGACAACGTGGATCAGCGTCACACGGGCCGCGCCGTCTGGTCTACCAGTATGGAAGACCGGAAGCACAATCGCTTTCAGGTGTTCGTTAAGCTCCATGAAGGAAAAATCCCTTTCCTGCCCCGTCTCTCTGAATTCCGGGGCGGTCTGTACAAAAAACCGAATCCCCTTCGGGAGTGGGAAGGGATCGACGTCGTCAAGAAGCTCGGCCTGAACGTGCCCGAACGATTGGCTCTTTTTCATGAGCAAGGCCGCCAATTTCGTGCTGCCGTGATCACGAAAGAAGTTACAGGACGTCAGTCCGTTTACCAGATGATCGAAAATCAGAGTTGGAAATCTCTCGGAAATGAGTTCCAGGCAGGCATCCTCGATCAGATGATGGCGATTATCGGGCGAATTCACGAAGGTGGCTATGGTTGGCGCGGAATTTCAACTGGACACTACTTTCCAGTTCTCAACGGCGACGGAACCTGGACCCTGTCTCTGATAGACCTGGAAGGCATCCATGATGGCGCCTCGAACAGTGTCGTCAAACGGGATTTTAATAAACTTCTGAAGTGCCTTGTGAAATACAACGGGGGCGATTTCGCTGCGAAATACGTCAAACAAAACTGGGAAAACCGAGGCCGCATCACTGTGAATTCGTTCCCGGTAACTGCAGCGGCGAAAGCCGCCTGA
- the csrA gene encoding carbon storage regulator CsrA has translation MLVLSRKKNEKIVIDDNIVITIVEVRGDKVRLGIEAPKDVPIHRSEIYEAIQKEMSSDTDSIKIHEA, from the coding sequence ATGTTAGTATTATCGCGTAAAAAGAATGAAAAGATTGTGATTGACGACAACATCGTCATCACGATAGTTGAAGTTCGGGGGGATAAGGTTCGACTTGGCATTGAAGCTCCAAAAGACGTTCCGATCCATCGCAGCGAGATCTACGAAGCTATTCAGAAGGAAATGTCTTCTGATACAGATTCAATTAAGATCCACGAGGCTTAA
- a CDS encoding Gfo/Idh/MocA family protein produces MNSDDFLKKEVNRRRFLQSSARNAAGVAAGMIGVGLASKTARASANEKVTLAGIGVRGQGRFLTTSMSSFADVDIATICDVDENVLPTTAAGIEKNQGFSPAFETDFRRVLDDPKIDGVVIATPDHWHAIIAIMACQAGKDVYVEKPVSHNVVEGTRIVEAARHYDRVVQSGIHQRSGAHFQSAVEYVQSGKLGKIHLAKAWTIHRRKNIGHTPDAAVPKGVNYDLWLGPAAERPFNPNRFHYNWHWFWDYGTGEMGNWGVHMLDIARWGLGVDLPSKVSASGGKFYFDDDQETPDTQLVTYQYPEATLTWEHRLWTTHGQEGRSAAAAFYGDQGTLVVDRSGWKVYDQENAPSADTSEQAKVHHRNFIDCIKSRNKPTADIEIGHISSTLCHLGNVSYRLGREIDFNPETQTCGDDAEANALLSREYREGWELPTF; encoded by the coding sequence ATGAACTCAGACGATTTTTTGAAAAAAGAAGTCAACCGCCGTCGGTTTCTCCAATCGAGTGCTCGCAATGCGGCAGGTGTCGCTGCTGGAATGATTGGCGTCGGCTTGGCCAGTAAAACGGCCCGTGCCTCCGCGAATGAAAAAGTGACTCTCGCGGGGATCGGTGTACGCGGACAAGGTCGGTTTCTCACGACCAGCATGTCCTCCTTCGCCGATGTCGACATCGCCACGATCTGTGACGTCGATGAAAACGTGCTGCCAACCACGGCTGCCGGAATTGAAAAAAATCAGGGATTCTCTCCCGCATTTGAAACAGACTTCCGACGGGTCCTGGACGATCCTAAGATCGATGGTGTCGTGATAGCGACGCCTGACCACTGGCATGCGATTATCGCCATCATGGCCTGCCAGGCGGGCAAAGATGTGTATGTTGAAAAACCGGTTTCGCACAACGTCGTCGAAGGGACACGGATTGTCGAAGCGGCTCGCCATTACGATCGCGTCGTGCAGTCCGGAATTCATCAGCGAAGTGGTGCCCATTTTCAATCTGCCGTCGAATACGTCCAAAGCGGAAAACTGGGAAAAATCCATCTCGCCAAAGCATGGACAATCCATCGTCGCAAAAACATCGGTCACACTCCGGACGCGGCTGTCCCTAAAGGGGTGAACTACGATCTCTGGTTGGGTCCCGCTGCAGAGCGACCGTTTAACCCTAACCGCTTTCATTACAACTGGCACTGGTTTTGGGATTACGGCACCGGCGAGATGGGCAACTGGGGCGTGCATATGCTCGATATCGCCCGCTGGGGTCTGGGAGTCGACCTCCCCTCGAAAGTTTCTGCGTCTGGGGGTAAATTCTACTTTGACGATGACCAGGAAACACCGGACACACAACTGGTCACATACCAGTACCCGGAAGCGACCCTCACCTGGGAACATCGTCTGTGGACCACCCACGGACAGGAAGGACGCTCCGCTGCAGCCGCCTTCTATGGCGACCAGGGCACACTGGTTGTCGACCGTAGTGGTTGGAAAGTCTATGACCAGGAAAACGCTCCTTCTGCCGATACCAGCGAGCAGGCCAAGGTTCATCACCGGAACTTCATCGACTGTATCAAGTCGCGTAATAAACCGACTGCCGATATCGAAATCGGCCACATTTCCTCGACGCTATGCCATCTGGGAAATGTCTCCTACCGACTCGGTCGCGAAATCGACTTCAACCCGGAGACACAAACCTGTGGCGATGATGCGGAAGCAAACGCACTGCTGAGCCGCGAATATCGCGAAGGCTGGGAACTTCCGACCTTCTGA
- a CDS encoding DUF6807 family protein, producing the protein MLPRLYLTIAFLLTTVLFSQSDLAAGEFAWNDDTEAGELTLTYDEKPVIRYMYAYDTSDDTRAHETYKVYHHVFGPDSGEQITKGAHGQFTHHRGMYVGWNKTHVGDKTYDFWHCKDGAHSRHVKVLKQEATDDMATMTTLIHWNNPEGEPVVAEERTVTVKPVELENGKSWQIDWSTKLESQMGDLVLEGDRQHAGFQYRAAQAVAEANSARYVRPEGVPQQQAEAYQVDDSGKPPRHINLDWFAMTYPLGENQYTVEYFPAKGQPEPALFSERPYGRFGTYYKTELKEESPLEMTYRLNVSEGETPSQEQIQARYEDYVSP; encoded by the coding sequence ATGCTGCCCCGATTGTACCTGACGATTGCTTTCCTGCTGACCACTGTTCTATTCAGCCAGTCCGATCTTGCTGCTGGTGAGTTCGCCTGGAACGACGATACCGAAGCGGGTGAGTTGACACTCACATACGACGAGAAACCCGTCATTCGCTACATGTACGCTTACGACACATCAGACGACACACGAGCACACGAAACATACAAAGTTTACCACCACGTGTTCGGTCCTGATTCTGGTGAGCAGATCACCAAAGGGGCTCACGGACAGTTCACACACCATCGGGGGATGTATGTCGGCTGGAATAAAACTCATGTGGGTGACAAAACCTACGACTTCTGGCACTGCAAAGATGGAGCTCACTCGCGACACGTCAAAGTACTAAAACAAGAAGCCACCGATGACATGGCGACGATGACCACGCTCATTCACTGGAACAATCCTGAAGGAGAACCTGTCGTTGCGGAAGAACGAACAGTTACCGTCAAACCGGTTGAACTGGAAAATGGAAAATCGTGGCAGATCGATTGGTCCACGAAACTCGAAAGCCAAATGGGCGATCTGGTTCTCGAAGGGGACCGGCAGCACGCTGGGTTCCAGTATCGAGCCGCACAGGCGGTCGCGGAAGCGAACAGCGCCCGCTATGTCCGTCCTGAAGGAGTCCCCCAGCAGCAGGCAGAAGCTTACCAGGTCGATGACTCGGGCAAGCCTCCACGGCATATCAACCTCGACTGGTTCGCCATGACTTACCCCCTGGGCGAAAACCAGTACACCGTGGAATACTTTCCTGCCAAAGGTCAGCCGGAACCGGCTCTCTTTTCTGAACGTCCCTACGGTCGCTTTGGAACTTACTACAAAACCGAACTCAAAGAAGAGAGTCCGCTGGAAATGACCTACCGGTTGAATGTCTCCGAAGGGGAGACTCCCAGCCAGGAACAGATTCAGGCTCGTTACGAAGACTATGTCAGTCCTTAA